CTCCAACCTCCACAGATCACAtatcacaatttttttttctatggaaggacaaattaCATATCCGCCGCCGCCACTACCATGGCCGACGCCGGGCGCGGGCGCTGGGGCGAGCTCGCTGGTCGCCGTTGCTGGCGCCAgtggtcaccggtgagaaagagagagggagagagatacaaaaaattcatgtgttttttcgtactaaaacacatgtgtgttgtatatcATTGCTGAAAGAAAAATCTTTACGAAAGGTTCAATCATCACCTAGAAATTAACTTGATGTGATGTACACAGTACATTTGAGCACACAAGCAATAAAAAGTGGTGCATACGCATATAGGGCGCTCAACGGCCGAAGAACCGCTTTCAGATAGGGTGAGGACATGATCAGTGTGAGTGCGACAGTGCCTGCCTGATCTTGCTGCCCGGATCCTTTCTGCAGTGATCGCACAAACACCGGTCGTACGCCCGCCACGCCTGCAGTGAATCGGTAGATCGCTTTGCATGCATGATTCACACGCACGGACGCGCTGTGCCATGTCAGACTTTGGCCCCCGCGTCGTTGCGCGTCCCGCCGTCCATTTCCTCCTTCTCCCCGCCCGCCGGCTGCACGGCCGCCGCGTTCTTCTCCACGTCCACGTTCCCATTGTCGCTGCCGCTGTCCGTCGTctcatccgccgccgccgccgcttgttGCTTGTCCTCCCTGCTCTTGCCCCACAGCACATTGTAGAGGCCGGCGACGAGGAGGACGCTGCCGATAATGCTGCGCCCATACAAGATACAGAGATGAGTCAGATGAGTCGTTTGGAGATAGCTAAAGCGTTCGCAGACAGCGAAACGACTGAGTAGATCATCAGCTCGATCCGTTGTGTCGGGACCCCATCAGCTCGATCGATCGTTGCCCACAACTAACCCCACATCGTCGCGCCACGGAGCCACTTGCGGGGGGCGTGCGCAAGTCAAAAGGCAGTCGCGAGCAAATGGTTTTCCATCGCCGGTGACGTGTGTGTGGCTGGCAATCAATGCGAATGCGATCGATGTGATGTATGTGAGGTTACCAATACCATTACATACCTGCCTAGGCTGACGTCCTCGCCCAGCAGGAAAGAGGCAATGGCCATGGTGAAGACGAGGCTCAGCGGCATCGACATGGACAGGAACACGGGCCCTTTCTTCTCGATCACCCAGATCTGCAGGTAATACGAGATCGCCGCCACCACGATGCCCTGTAGTAACAAAGAACAGCAGGCGCAGCGTAAGATCAGAAGTGACTTGCTTGGCCAAGAGATAGATGGCCGCCTGCTTGGTAGTGGTACGGTGTGGCGTGTTTAGTACCATGAAGAGCACCGAGGCGAGGCTCACGGGACCGGCGAGCTTCCACCGCGAGAAGTCCCTCTCGAGAACAAGCGCGATGGCCAGCGACTGCACGCTGGCGAACACGCACTGCAGCGTCGTGTTGAGTAGCTTGGAAGGGTACTCCAGCAGCAACGGCCCCTGCTTCACTGTCCAGAGGGACCATATCACGACCGACGTTGTCATCAGGAAGATCCCCAGAGCCCACTCCCTGTTGGAATGATGGATTTGCGCGGCGGCTGCCGCGCTCGCGTGGTGCTTcaggagctggtggtggttcATCGACTTGAGCTGGGGGCCCTGGTACAGCGCCAGCACGATGACGCCGGCGACGCAGAGGAGTATCCCGGAGGCTTTGGCTATGCCATGGATGCTCCTAAGCTTCAGGGTCTCCATCCTGTCCATCGCCCAAATTAACCAAGAATGTTAAGCGCATGCAGTTTACAAACTGTTAGCTGCTATTACTGAAACTGCTACCACAAGTAATGGAGAAAGGTAACTAATCGTCGGCTAGCTCTTTGTCGTAGTTAAGCTCGATCAGTGACCTGAACATGACGGCCAAGATGAAGGCGACCACCGGCACGATGTTGAAGATAGCCGACGACGAGGTCGCCGAAGCATATTTCAGGCCAATGCAGTACAAGTTGATCGTTCCAGCCATCCTGATCCACAGAACGCAAACAGCTCAGTGTTTCAGCGACAAAAACAGAGAATAATCTGCTTCGGCCAAAGCGCATACTGAAATCGCCGACATACCCGTAGAAGCCGTGAGCAAAGATCTTGACGGAGAGCCTGAAGGTCAGAGGTGGCGCCGGTCGCTTCCTGCAAACGCATACATAGAACACCAGATGAGCTACTCTCTTATCATTCATGGTGACTTGCAGAGAGCATGCACACATGCATATACAAATTTACAGTTTCCTAGTAGATTGATTAATGGAGCTGGCCCCGATGACTTTGTGGTGTATGGCTTCGCCCTTGCAGTATATATGCATGACTGAAGATAAATAGGTACCTGATTTCAAGGAAGGCGAAAGGCAACAAGAAGATGGCGGCCACGGCGTGCCGGTAGAAGACGAAGACGGTGGTGCTCATGCCTTCGTTGAAGGCCGCCTTGGTGAGGATGTGCATCCCCGCATAGATGAGCCTGATGAGCACCACCGTGGCGTACACCTTGCCGTTGCCGCTGCCCATGGTGTCTAGAACAACGATATCAATGGTGCATCAACACTGCTCTTGTGCCTTGTGCCTGCCCCAGAGCTTACTTAACGCCTCTATATATACGCGATGGCGAGCCAACAGAGTTCGTTTCTGTGAATTGCCAAGACTGCTTAAAGAGAGCAAAGGGACATGAAAGAGCGGAGGCTGAAAATTCTCTGCATGTTCATGCATGCATTCCGGATAACAGAAATTTCAGGTAGCACAGTGATCGAGATTATTGGCAATTCTCCCTTAAACAAGGATCAAATTCTTTTTCGTTGTTACAAAATTTATCATTACAAGATACTCCATCTGTTCTTAAATATAGTGAATTCTAGCCATTCTCAGACACATGTACCCCTCACTTATTAACTTCCTAATTTATTGAAATCATATTCTATCCTCCATGATTAAAGGGTGGACTCTCAGTTCCCTTTACAAAAATATATCAAGTACTGAATCAAGTATTTCCATTTAGTAAACATTATCTTTTCTCCCCGAATCCCTTATATTTCAGAATAAGTTTCAAATGCCATAATGTGTTATATtccaggacggagggagtatatatctgCTTTTGAGACAATCGACAGCATTAGTTCTTTCTTAAGCAAAAAGATGGATGAATCTTAATTGGCCAAGTGGTCATGATGCTTATATTATAAAGCATTGAGTAGTGCGCTGGCCACAGATGAATAACCTAGCTACCACTTGAACAAGCAGAACAGAAGTTTGTTGGATAAAGGTCTCTTTGTGACATGGGTTTGTTCATGGAAAAGCTGTTCATGGGAGAAGCTTCCCTGAACTCCTGACATTGTTTACTTTTATAAGAAGGATAATCACGTGCGCCACCGTGAAATAGATTAAGGTTTTGCGATGActgaatttttatatatatcaacAACAAGTCTTGATATAAAAGACATTTTTCTAGCTCATACATCTAAAGAAAAAGAATAAACCCCATGCAAGGAAAGAGAATCTCAAAGGTAACAGTTACCTTCCCTACAAAAAAATGGAATATCTCTTTAGCGGCTAATAATTTCCTTAGAGACCAAATTGAACCATCAAAGAAACCTCCAAGGAAATACATATTTCTTGAGTCCTAGGTAATGCCACATTTTCATAGGTGCTAATCGAAACCACCAAGgtaatttcatattttcaaatcGCCAagataagggcctgtttggttctttagtccaTGGACTAAAGTTTTAGTCCACCTTTAGTCCATGGACTAAAGTACTGTTTGGTTACTTAAACTAGTATGGACTAAAAGTAATAAATGCTGTGGTAGGATGACTCATTGACCCCTGCTTGCTGTCCTAGGCAATCTGATTCTATCGCGATCATGGTACTAGCGCCAAAACAGTTGAGAAATGTCCAGGCGATCTGATCGTGGCGCCAAGACCACGTACTGGAGCCAAAACAGTGGAGAAAAAGCAAAAAATAAAGTCACGGAAGCGCCAAGACCCTGCTGTCCCAGGCGATATGAAGGTCCTGGCGCCAAGACTGTGCTACTGGCGCCAAAACCACGCTTATGTTTTCATACACATTCAAACACATCTTCATACACATTGGAAAATGTTCATACAAAACGTCGTACACATTCAAACACTCATACAAATGGAGGAAATTGTCCATACAACAGTAGTACACGGCAAATATAACATCACCATTAAACAGTAGACATCTATGCTCTATTGAACAACCCATCAGCTATCGAATCACGGAATTGATTCATGGTGTGATCT
Above is a genomic segment from Miscanthus floridulus cultivar M001 chromosome 3, ASM1932011v1, whole genome shotgun sequence containing:
- the LOC136546858 gene encoding WAT1-related protein At5g64700-like — its product is MGSGNGKVYATVVLIRLIYAGMHILTKAAFNEGMSTTVFVFYRHAVAAIFLLPFAFLEIRKRPAPPLTFRLSVKIFAHGFYGMAGTINLYCIGLKYASATSSSAIFNIVPVVAFILAVMFRMETLKLRSIHGIAKASGILLCVAGVIVLALYQGPQLKSMNHHQLLKHHASAAAAAQIHHSNREWALGIFLMTTSVVIWSLWTVKQGPLLLEYPSKLLNTTLQCVFASVQSLAIALVLERDFSRWKLAGPVSLASVLFMGIVVAAISYYLQIWVIEKKGPVFLSMSMPLSLVFTMAIASFLLGEDVSLGSIIGSVLLVAGLYNVLWGKSREDKQQAAAAADETTDSGSDNGNVDVEKNAAAVQPAGGEKEEMDGGTRNDAGAKV